Proteins encoded in a region of the Orcinus orca chromosome 8, mOrcOrc1.1, whole genome shotgun sequence genome:
- the POLD4 gene encoding DNA polymerase delta subunit 4: MPVGVGERRHSLEPSDFLSVCLGHPSAHRWPQACSLAPALSHSLSLCSCLSRARWPVSPSRQSPPSPPAWVAAMGRKRLITDSYPVVKRREGSAGHSKGELAPELGEEPQPLSVDEAEMELLRQFDLAWQYGPCTGITRLQRWHRAEQMGLEPPQEVWQVLQTHPGDPRFQCSLWHLYPL; the protein is encoded by the exons ATgcctgtgggggtgggggagaggcgtCATTCCTTGGAACCCTCGGACTTCCTTTCTGTTTGTCTGGGTCATCCGTCTGCCCATCGCTGGCCCCAGGCTTGCTCTCTGGCCCCAgccctctctcactctctctctctctgcagctgTCTCTCTCGTGCCCGCTGGCCTGTCTCTCCTTCCCGGCAGTCGCCTCCTTCTCCGCCTGCCTGGGTGGCCGCCATGGGCCGGAAACGGCTCATCACTGACTCCTACCCTGTAGTGAAGAGGAGGGAGGGCTCCGCTGGGCACAGCAAGGGGGAGCTGGCACCAGAGCTAG GGGAAGAGCCCCAGCCCCTGAGCGTGGATGAAGCGGAGATGGAGCTGCTGAGGCAGTTTGACCTGGCCTGGCAGTATGGGCCCTGCACAG GGATCACACGGCTGCAACGCTGGCATCGCGCAGAGCAGATGGGCTTAGAGCCTCCCCAAGAAGTGTGGCAGGTGCTGCAGACCCACCCCGGTGAtccgcgcttccagtgcag CCTCTGGCATCTCTATCCCCTCTGA